The genome window TCCTGGGCCCTGGGAGAGGATAGGAAGGATGAGTCCCAGGTCTATCCCTCCAGGATGGGCTTCCTGGAGGGAGGAACATGAGGGCCCCTGGGCCAGAGGGTGGGCAGAATGAAACCCCTGGGTTCCAGGGGCTCCCTGCCCTCCAGCAGCTCAGAACAACCTTTAATTCCACACTCCTCTCCAGCCTCTCTCTCATCTGCATCAACACATTTCTCAGGTATTTCTGACTCAGTGGGCACTGTGCCAGCATCTTGGAGTGGGGTGGGGTACAGACATGGCTGAGACCCTGCCTGACAGTGTGGTCCCAGCTTCCATGGCCCCTGCAGGGTTTCTCTAGCTCTGAATCTGAGTCCTCTAGCAATGTACCAAATATCCAGGTGGGTGCATGTTGTAGAATCCCAGAGCCTCCACCACTAAGTTGCCACCAGATGGAAGGACAGAGTCAAGGGTGTTGGGCCATCTGACCCTGTTCCATTCCTGGACTAGGAGCATGAAGCCTTTTACATCTTGGCCCTGTGCAGGGTGAACTAGCCCAGGAAGCTACAGCACCTGGCCCGGCTGGCTGTGCATGCTCAGCTGGGTAGCCACTGCCAATAGGCTGCTGCCCACCTCCCACTGCCCCTGCTCCTTAGGGACTATCTGCTGCAGCACGCAGAGGGGCGCATCCAGTGAACTTCATGTCAGGCTGCTCCAGAGCTTGTTCTGTGCCCTCCATCTGtcatccctcccacccaccctggcCCTCTTGTTCACATTCCGCATGCCCTCCTGAGCCAGCTCATCCCTCCACTGGCTTCTTGAGCCACCTGCTGGTCTCCAGCCCAACTGCAACTTCAGCTTCTCTCTCCCCTGGGAAGTTCTGCAGACTTAGCCTTTGCCCACCTTCTCCTCCTTTGCTTATGTGGATGGCCCCTCCATCTGCCCAGTCcccaagccaggagggagtgaTCCTTGTTGccccctcccttgccacccatgTACCTGTTTGGTCTGCTAAAGAGTGACAGACTCAGCATTGCCGCTTCCCAACCTGCCTTTGTCACTTGAAGGGAGGACCTCACTGACTGGCCTTAGAAATCCATGTCTTGCAAGGATGTAGAACAATCTTTGGGAATCATAGCTCTGATCATGCCCTTCAGTGGCTCCTCACAATCTtcagatcaaaataaaaattcaacaagGCAGACAAAGATTCTAGCCGCTGCCTCTGCCAAGCTCTTTTGGCCTCCTGATGTGCCTTCTCCCTTCTGAGGTTCATGTAATCCAGCCTTAGCAAACTAGAACCAGTTTCTGGAAATGACCTGCTGTCCTTTGATTCTAGGTGTCTGCAtgtgctgttccttctgcttggTATACATACCCTTCCCCATTGTCTGTCCTGGTTGAGGCTGATTTGATCCTCAAGACTCAACCCAACAGCACTCTCTCTGCAGAGCCTTCCTTGTACTTATTTAATTAAGAGCCTGTGTCTGCCTCAACTAGGCTGAGACTGGGACTATATTTCTTGAAGAGGCATTTCATAAATGGTTGTTGAGGGAGGAATAAGTTCATGATGCCTGGAACCCATTTACAGTGGTGTCCCCTACCCCCACCTCTAGTGACTCATGGTGTCTTAAACAATGGTCAGTAGTACACTTGTAGTCTCTGAGGGCCTGTGACGCTGTCCACCCCCCTTACCTTCTCCTCTGCTCCCAGAGTCAAAAGTACCACCATTTACCTTTAAGAGGAAGCTTTTCAAGCCAAGCATGTTTTTATTAACACAAATATATGATTTGTGCATAGAACCAAAGCATGGATGTTGTTAGGTGGAAATGCGGCTGAGAGTTCTATCACTACATGTTTATTTCCCTCTTTGTACTCCTCAGTGGTTCCCAAGTTCTATATGCTGAGCAACTTGATAAGAAAAAGGATCTAAGAACACTAGGCCCCGCCGGATCCTAAGCCTAAGCCTAGTACCCACTGCAGGAGGGACCGAGGAGGGGCTCCCAGCAGCCTGCTTTCTGTCCTTTTGCTGAGGGGCCTGGGCTCTCCCCATGTACAGTCATGGGAGAGGGGTCAGAAGTCCTGGGGCCTGCCTTTTGCAGCTCTTGCTCAGCTTCCCCTCCTCTGTGGAAAGTGTTATCTGTGAAGATTCTCTTTCACCAACATGAAGACCATCTTCTACCTAGTTATGAAGAGCAACAACCTCTCCTTTCTGGACAAACTTTTTGCCTTAATTTCCTAGAGTTAAAAGGCCcaagagaagagagggaaatCTTCTTTCAATCCTCCCACAGTGTTTCAAATCTCTCTTGGTGGGAAAGGAAATTGACTTTTGGTGGGCAGTTTAACAGTACCTTGAATATTGCTCCCCAGTTACACAAAAGGCTGGTACACATGGGAATATTCATCCCAGCATGGCTTGCAACAACTCAACGTGTGGGAAGTGATAAACAAATCCATACTAGGGAATACAAGTTAGTCTTTACAAAGGGTTGTCCCTGTAGTGTCAAAGAACTGGGGAGGGGTTCCAAGTGACCAGCACATGTACTGCTGTGGAAAGATTTCCAAGATTGTcgttaaggggaaaaaaacacattgaaATACAATATGTATAACAAAAAAACCAAACTCCATGACtgtaaatgaatagaaaaaggcCCAGAAGGCAGGTACCCAAAATTCCTCTCTAGGGAGGAGAGACTGGGCCAGTGGACTCTTATGGTccatatttgaattttaaaaaatcttactatgcttttttaaagttttttttgtatttaatttttttacaaaggGATACCCATGGGTtcttgtgaaattaaaaaaaaaaattttaagagaagaaaaggcaaaagGCCCAAAGTTAATTTGGCCATCAACAAAGTGGttgatgaaatatgaaaaatgtgcaaACTCACTAGTAATCCAATGTTGCAAATTAGAAGAACAAACAACCTTTTGCCTATCAGATTAGTAAATGTGAAACGAATAAGATCCAGTGGCTAGGGAagatacactttttattttttaataaaacgagttataaatgtatttaattaagGCAGCATCTCAGGATTTACATTCACTATTCTATAGCCATCTTCATTGCTCATAAAGGTATAAGAATACCTAAGttaaaaaatttaggaaaaacaaaCATCTCATAAACTATATCATAAAAAATGACCAAGGAATTAAGATGCATTAAAATACTGTTAATatttaattactattatttttaaaagagaccaGATTTTCAGCAGTGCTGTTGTCCCAACTGCAGgctgcttttcttccctttcttttccttcccaccTTGAAAGCTCTTCTTTCAAAACACCCTCAACCGTAACTTGTCCTTTGCcatacacactcacaaaatgCATCCGATCCGTTGTCAAACTCAACCTCCACTTTTCCAACCCTTCATCCCAGCTGCTGATAATTCCAGTCTGTCACCCCTAGCCAAtccttccttctccccttccATCCATTTTCCTCACTGCCTGGGCCATTTTAAGACTTCACCTCTGGCCAGCAGATGAGAGATCTCTCAAATTTCCCATCTCTTCACCATAGTGTCTCTGAATCCATtcatcattcatttaataaatttttatcaaGTATTCACTGCATGTAGACATTGGGCTAAATGTTGAAGGTACtggaataataaaagaaaaaacatagtcGTCTTCAATAGATCTGGTaagctataaaaatgaaaaatgacaatgtaGTGTGACAATCTAATGGCAGATAACTGTCCATGCAGCTTGGGGAACAATGTAAGTACCTAACCCCAAATGGATGGATCGGGTACCTGGGACAGTGGCAAAGCTAGattcccagcctcctccccagcacaGTCTTGGCCACTGGCTCAGCCCTCCAGAGCTCCAGAGGTCACTGATCAGTTATTCCCTTCTCAGATTACCTTTGTCTTcacttctcctctctcctctttcctcttggCTTGTAAACATCTTCAGGAGTCACATCTTTCTAACCTTCCGGTCTGGGTCTAGCTTCTGCCCTGTTTTGTGGGAAGGGAACACTAGGGGGTGCTactcacactgctggtgggaagggaaaTATTTACAACCTATAGGACAATGAATGTATCAAAAACCTTAGAAGTGTGCATAACCCTTGACCCAGGTTTGTCCATTTTCAGGCATTTTtcctagggaaaaaaatcaaggatgTGTATAAAAATCTGCcatcaaagacatacaaagatgACTATATAAAACTGTCATCTGTCAAAATACTGTATAAAAATACAGttctaaaaaaaatctaaacgTTCATCCAAATGAGAcgattaatttaaaattatggtGCAACATGGAAGGTAATACTTTTGAGGAgctctttaaaattatattaccaTGTTATAAAAATAACCAGTGATGGGAAAAGCTTCATGGTATATAGTGAAGTGAAAATAGGGGCCGAAATATTGACagtaaaatcaaatatatatatatatatatatatatatatatatatatatacacacacacacacacacacatatatggagagcgagaaagagggagggaaataGAGAGGGAGACTTGTATGACTAGCTATACCACTAACTGCATAATTTGGACAATTATTTATTCTCTGTGAGCTTCAGTTTTCAACACTGTAAAATGGGTACAATAAGAACTACTTGATAGGGGTCCATGAGgtgcttagcacagtacctggcacataataaactcTCAAAAGCATTAACAGTGGTTCAATTTATTGGTTTATTCATTCCCTTAAATATTTATGGAGAGCCCTTGAACCTGCTATTTTGTTTGGAATTTTGCTTGGTATATCTCTACCCTTTCTTCAAAATTCTGCTTAACAGTCCTATGATAAATTTCTCCCTCCtgtgttcttcaaaataaaaacacttagCTTTAAATCCAAATGGTACGTGTATgcagaaattaaaacagtacGTCTCATTTCACAAACATACTGTTGATCAAAAGAGGCCAGACAAAAGAATTagaagcagggactcaaacagatagtTGTACATCagtgttcatagcaacattatttgtGATagacaaaaggtagaaacaatacaaatgtccattaacaggtgaatgaacaaagaaaatgtggtatatacacacaatggattactcagccttaaaaagtaatgaaattttGATATGGTCAGCAACATGAATGCTTGAAAACATactacatgaaataagccagacacaaaaagacaaatactgtatgaccacttacatgagatacctagaataggcaaattcagagacagaaagtaaaatagaGGGGGAAAATGAATGGGTACAGGAAGTAGATAGTGGAGATGGGTGCACTCCATAGTGAATGTATTCGATGCCATTGAATTAGCCACTCAAAACGGtttaaatggtaattttaaagcatattttataagtatatatatactatataagtatataagtatactttaccacaataaagacttaaaaaagaaaaaagacaccagAGTGCACTGTTTGATTTCATTTGTGGAAAGTACAAGAATAGGAAAACTAATTTGTGGTGACAGAAGTCAGAATAGTGACTCTTCTTTCTAAGTTAGTGGCTAGAGAAGGACAAATAGAAGGGTTATGGGGTCATTTTCTATTGCTTGATCTGAGTGTTGTCTCCACCTGCATGTTCAGTTAAAAACCGCCGAGCTCTTCGCTTGAATATGCATTGTTTATACTTCAATCAATAGTTcaccagaaaacaacaaaaactccAGGACatctttagaaaacattttaattgcaaaaatctgaataaattcTTGAAAGCTGAACCTTTTCCCGTTTTGGGGGGCTCTTACTTTTCTTGTGCTCTAAGCCTGCGCTGAATCTGTGccttatttgaaatgttttctcaCCTTATTCACCGAGGTGCCACACTACCTCCGCATTCTCCGAGCACCCGATGATAACTGAATTGCCTCCTGGTCTATTTCCCAAATTATCCCTGAGTTGAACTCTCCGAGATCAGAGAAACCAGTTTTTACTGATTCCGCTAACACGGAGCTCAGTGCGCGTTACAAATCCAACAGCTCGGGAGGCTGGGATTTGTTACAAAGCGTTATAAATCCAACAGCTCGggaggctgggagcagggccGGAAGAACAGGGCTGGAAAGTGGGAAGTGCAGCTCAGGTTTGCCTAGCGGGGACAGCCGACTCATTCATCCAGATTCTAAGCCAAGCACTTTCCAAGCAACTTCCAAGCACCTCCCCCATGCCCTCGGGCCCCGCCCCTGCCTCGCTAGGGTCCCGCCTAGTGGGCGTGGGCCTGCCCCGGGAAGGCCGCGATCCCGCCAACAATGACTCCGCCCCTTCATCCGCGGAGAAACCTGTCCCTTTTATTTGAAGAATACGTTTACGTCAACCAGCCTTACGTAGTTTGCGTCATCGGGGCAAAAAGCGGAGGCGGGACTTCCGCCTCTGGTTCTAACAGCTTCCGGGAGAAGCCGGAAGGGACGGGATCGTGGACACAATCAGGGATAGCCAGCCCCTCCCCCGGCCCCTACGGAAAGGTGAGTCCATGGGCTGTTCCGGCGAAGTCAAAACACTTAGTCTGGCTGTTTCAGGTGAGAACCTCCTACCCTATCCAAGCACAGTACAAGTTCAGTCCCCCTTTAATTTCCCATAACTCCCCGGGTACTCAAGCCCCGCCCTCAGTCCCTCGGCCCCGCCCCGAAGTTTGAGGGGTGTGGATGGTTTGTGACCCCCCTCACCCGACTCTACTGCTAACGGGCTAGGAGAACTGGGCTTAGGCACGGCGGTCGGGACCTGGCAGCCTTTCGGCTCGGGGGGGCCCACGGACCTCTCTCCAGCGCCGCGAGAATAGGACCGCCCAAACATCGAGCCTTCGTCTCAAAAAAGACGGGGCGGGGACCCCTCCTCACCGCGCGATCAGGGTTGCTCACAGGTAGAGAAGAGAGCAAAGGCCTCTGAGGCGGAAGGCTTGGGGTCCGCCCGGCTCTTGCCCACGAAACTTCCCTGTGCCAGTTGTTTTCGCCTCTGTTTGCTGccgtttctttttctgtaaattagGGTTAATGACATTAACCTTACCATCAGGGGTTAGTTGTGGGAGTGATAAATAATTGgtaccatttatttattgaacaatttgcaatgtgccagacactgtgctaagtatttTGCTTCAATGATTTCTCGTCATCTTCAAAACAACcttgtgaggtaggtactatttttaagcccattttactgatgaaaacGGTGAGGCTCTGACAAAGTtatcctaggttagagctagtaaAGACCAGGATTATGatgagttgtttttgttttgtattctgaCTTCAGGACCCATGTACTAAATAAGGATGTTGAAATTATTCAGATGTTGATATGTTCCATAAATATCCTTTGAGCAACTACTATGACATGCTGGGCAATGTAGCACATAGGGAAATACATGTGATCCTTGCCTTCCAGGAGTCTAGTGGAGAAAGATGGACAGGTAGATAAGTATAATGAAGTTTTATAGGTGCTTTGAGAATAGTCTGGTAATGATAATCATCAGACTGGCTTTGCCCAGGGACAGCTGTGAAAGCAGCAGATTCTCCAAGGAAAAGAGTAGGTACTCCAAGGAGCAAGCTGAGGTCCTTCCTGCCTTTCTAAGAAACTGCTGAGGGAGAGCCTACACAATACCAGAAGAGAGATTGTGTTGTGGATTGTGAGAGCTATTTGGGAATCTTCCAAATCAGTTCCACTCAGGTAGTGGTTTTGCAGTTGTGAGCCTATGGTGATCTAGCAAAATGGTGTTTTGGTGTCTGTTCTACCTCAATCCCCAGGGCTTGCCAGAAGAGTTTCAGAGGAGGCAGATACAATGCCTGCTGGATAGTGCCTTTTGATGGCCCCAACAGAGTTGCCCTTTTGGGGTGGTCTGGCTCTACTTTTGAAGATAAATTTTCTTTGGCTCTTGACATCTGGACCTAGATATGTGACCACGAATGAGAGTTCACATAAGACAATCTGATAAGAGTGGCTGCACTGTGTCTCCAAAGAGGCcccaaaataaattattctagGCCTTTTGGTCTCTCGGAGGTCACCTTGGAGATCTCCTCCGGGGGGCATAGTTGCTTGATCGAATGTTAGACATCCTAGAGAAGCACATGTTTTCCCCTCACCTACCAAAACGGCAACAACAATAGCAGCGGGCCGCAAAGCTGTAACATCCATGCTCACTGGGGGTTTGGAATGTGAGAGAGGAAGGGTGGGGGACCTGAAAGCTAGTGTTTCACAACAGAGGCAGAGGGTAAGTCCTTAGCTTGAGGTTGGGGGTCCAGAGTTAGGAGGGGTTTGTTCCTTGTTCTATAGGACActgaattccattttctttcagggCTGAGTCAGTTAGAACCTAAACAAACTAGGAACCTTGTTGCCACGCCACATGCCCTGCTCATGCTATCCCCTTTGTTCCTGCAGCTTGGACCCAGTCAGCAGCCAGGCCATGGAACTCTCTGATGTCACTCTCATTGAGGGTGTGGGTAACGAGGTGACTGTTGTGGCAGGTGTGGTGGTGCTGATTCTAGCCTTGGTCCTAGCTTGGCTCTCTACCTACGTAGCAGACAGCAGTAGCAACCAGCTCCTGGGCACTATTGTGTCAGCTGGTGACACATCCGTCCTCCACCTGGGGCATGTGGACCGTCTGGTGGCAGGCCAAGGCACCCCAGAGCCAACTGAACTCCCCCATCCATCAGAGGGTAATGATGAGAAGGCTGAAGAGGCTGGCGAAGGTGGGGGAGACTCCACAGGGGAGCTTGGAGCTGGGGTTGGTGTTGAGCCCAGCCTTGAGCATCTGCTTGACATCCAAGGTCTGCCCAAAAGACAAGTGGGCCCAGAGAGCAGCAGTCCAGAGGCACCCCTGCGATCTGAGGATAgcacctgcctccctcccagccacAGCCTCATCAATGTGCGGCTCAAATTCCTCAATGACACCGAGGAGCTGGCTGTGGCCAGGCCTGAGGATACTGTGGGTGCCTTGAAGAGGTGAGTGGGCTGGAAAGTGGGAGACTGCTCATAATCCATGCCCTCAGCCCTTGGTCACCTCTGAGGAGACATGGGAGCAGCAGGGAAGTGTCAGTCCAGCCCCTACTAGGGGTGGGCAGGGTACTTCCTTAGAAACCCACCTTCAATTTTCTGGTTACGCTGCTTTGTTAGTCCAGGTCTGTCTGCCTTCTCATTCCTCCCCCTCTGCCTTTCCTTCTATCTCTTCTATCCTTACAGTAAATACTTCCCTGGACAAGAGAGCCAGATGAAACTGATCTACCAGGGCCGCCTGCTGCAGGACCCAGCCCGCACCCTGCGTTCCCTGAACATTACTGACAACTGTGTGATTCACTGCCACCGCTCACCACCAGGGTCAGCTGTTCCAGGCCCCTCAGCTTCCCTGGCCCCCTCCTCGGCCACTGAGCCACCCAGCCTTGGCGTCAGTGTGGGCAGCCTCATGGTGCCTGTGTTTGTGGTGCTGTTGGGTGTGGTCTGGTACTTTCGTATCAATTACCGCCATTTCTTCACAGCACCTGCCACTGTTTCCCTGGTGGGGGTCACTGTCTTCTTCAGCTTCCTAGTATTTGGGATGTATGGACGATAAGAACACTGGGAGAATATGAAAGGCATGGTCTTCCTCCTTTATGGCCTCCCCCGTTCCTGCCAGAGCTGGGCCCAAGGgcctgggagggaggggtggaAAGGATGTGGTGTGTCCTCCATGGGGCATTGGAGGCAGGTATGGGGCCTCCCCTTCACTTCCATGAGGGTAGGGACATCCCCTCTGTGTAAGCACAACTCAGGTAGAAACAAAGATGTCATCTTCCTTCACTTTTAGGGCTCTGAAGTTCAGCATCGAGTTGGTGACCCAGCTCATTGGGGAGCCTGGGCTCTGAGGATTCCCTCCCAGCTGTGGGCCTAGCTCTTCCCATTGTCCTGCATGTTTGCCTCTCAGCACCCAGGGCTGCCTGCTAGGGCAGCTCATCACGGCCCCAGCCATACTTCTGTGGGGAGCCTGGAGCATCTCCAGTTCCTTAGGGGAATATCCATCTCGAGATTAAAATCACACAGGCAGGAATGAAGTTTGTGTCAGCTTTCCCTATAGGCACCTTGGCAcctctgccttctccttcctccacccctgTAGCAGGATAGGGTGTTCTTCACATTCTGGACAATTTCCAGTGTTcttttttcaaagcactttgcttttttttttaatagaccttTATAGAGCTCAGTGAGGAAGAGGGTGGGGCACAAGCCAAGCCCCCAGCATTGGGAGAGGCCAGGCCACAGCTGCTGCTAACCCTAGGCCTAAGGCTGAGCTCTGGCCTTAAGCCAGTGTCCTACCCTGCCCAGCTCCAAGGACTAGCTCTGGGTATGGAGCACAGGGCCCCAGGCTCTTGCCTCTGGAACTCCTGGATGGAGGGTTAGTGTCTGTAGCTGAATAAAGTTACATTTTGTGGCTGTGGATCCTCTTTCTGTGACATTGAGAGAATGTCTTTGCTCTGTCCTCAGCAACAAGATAATGAGGGTGGGTAGGCCAGGCTACCAACAGGAGATGCATTTTATTTACACCAGCAGCCATGGGGGCAGGGGAAATACACAGCATTTACAAAGTTAGCTACCTGTACAGGATGGattacatatgcaaaaataaaaatctcaaaagacCACAGGACAGCGTGAgccccacccccctcccccaatGACCCCAGCATGCGGTAATGCCAGGCGGGTGGCCCCTGGGCATGCGGGGGGGAGTGATGCATGGAAGGAAAAGCCACCGGCCATGGAAATTAGTACAGAacccccccccaacacacactcagacacatgaTAGGATACAGGGTGGACAACACCTAGCCAGGGTGGGAAGGATGGGACTTGAAGCCCACACAGCctgctggggagaggggagatcCTAGCCCGTTCAACTACATGGTAGAGGGGCACACTCTccctgaaaggaaaggattttgttTCCTCAGGGTCCCTGCTGGACCAAGCCCATCCCTTACCCAGCCTAGGTAGGGGGCTCTGCCCTGAGGGCGGGCCAAGGAACAATGGGGAAGTGGATGTGGACAAACCAGTTCCCAAACTACTTcccacttctccctcctccaatcagaagggagaaagggagaggccAGAGGGGAAAGGGTTTATTAGGGCCTGAGCTGCGCTGCCTCTCAGAAGGGAGGCAGGCCTGGCCTTCCTCCCTTCACCTTCAACCCACTCCCAAGACTTCATTTGGAAGCAGGCTGGAGGCTGGCTGAGATCCTCCTTTCCCTCTGGCTTCCCCTTAAGAGGGGGAAGACTGTGGAGGGTCAAGAACAAGAGGAGCCCAGGCCTCAGGATTTATTCTAACTCCTGCCAGaattggcttttttaaaaaataatcacaattcTTGGGTTAAAAACCAATTTGTAACCAGACACTAGCCACAATCAGAATCACCCCAGGGGGAGATTGGGGTTCCCTGGACTGGGTTACTACAGCCCCATCTCTGTTGTTTCCTTAGTCCTCTAGGGATTCAGTCAGTCCAACCAGTCCTGGGTACTAGCTACCCAAATGTGGGATGGCTCcttggaggagggcaggggacaCATCCAGCAAGTACCAGAGAACATGGCTCAGGGTCAACTCCATCTGTCAGTAAGCTCTGCTCCCAACCGAGGCTGCAGTCCTCTAGCTTGGCTCCTGGGATGGTGCCCACATGGAGGTGGGATGCTACATCTCTTCCAG of Manis javanica isolate MJ-LG chromosome 4, MJ_LKY, whole genome shotgun sequence contains these proteins:
- the TMUB2 gene encoding transmembrane and ubiquitin-like domain-containing protein 2 isoform X3, translated to MISRHLQNNLVSLDPVSSQAMELSDVTLIEGVGNEVTVVAGVVVLILALVLAWLSTYVADSSSNQLLGTIVSAGDTSVLHLGHVDRLVAGQGTPEPTELPHPSEGNDEKAEEAGEGLPKRQVGPESSSPEAPLRSEDSTCLPPSHSLINVRLKFLNDTEELAVARPEDTVGALKSKYFPGQESQMKLIYQGRLLQDPARTLRSLNITDNCVIHCHRSPPGSAVPGPSASLAPSSATEPPSLGVSVGSLMVPVFVVLLGVVWYFRINYRHFFTAPATVSLVGVTVFFSFLVFGMYGR
- the TMUB2 gene encoding transmembrane and ubiquitin-like domain-containing protein 2 isoform X4; amino-acid sequence: MISRHLQNNLVSLDPVSSQAMELSDVTLIEGVGNEVTVVAGVVVLILALVLAWLSTYVADSSSNQLLGTIVSAGDTSVLHLGHVDRLVAGQGTPEPTELPHPSEGLPKRQVGPESSSPEAPLRSEDSTCLPPSHSLINVRLKFLNDTEELAVARPEDTVGALKSKYFPGQESQMKLIYQGRLLQDPARTLRSLNITDNCVIHCHRSPPGSAVPGPSASLAPSSATEPPSLGVSVGSLMVPVFVVLLGVVWYFRINYRHFFTAPATVSLVGVTVFFSFLVFGMYGR
- the TMUB2 gene encoding transmembrane and ubiquitin-like domain-containing protein 2 isoform X1, with protein sequence MISRHLQNNLVSLDPVSSQAMELSDVTLIEGVGNEVTVVAGVVVLILALVLAWLSTYVADSSSNQLLGTIVSAGDTSVLHLGHVDRLVAGQGTPEPTELPHPSEGNDEKAEEAGEGGGDSTGELGAGVGVEPSLEHLLDIQGLPKRQVGPESSSPEAPLRSEDSTCLPPSHSLINVRLKFLNDTEELAVARPEDTVGALKSKYFPGQESQMKLIYQGRLLQDPARTLRSLNITDNCVIHCHRSPPGSAVPGPSASLAPSSATEPPSLGVSVGSLMVPVFVVLLGVVWYFRINYRHFFTAPATVSLVGVTVFFSFLVFGMYGR
- the TMUB2 gene encoding transmembrane and ubiquitin-like domain-containing protein 2 isoform X2, with protein sequence MELSDVTLIEGVGNEVTVVAGVVVLILALVLAWLSTYVADSSSNQLLGTIVSAGDTSVLHLGHVDRLVAGQGTPEPTELPHPSEGNDEKAEEAGEGGGDSTGELGAGVGVEPSLEHLLDIQGLPKRQVGPESSSPEAPLRSEDSTCLPPSHSLINVRLKFLNDTEELAVARPEDTVGALKSKYFPGQESQMKLIYQGRLLQDPARTLRSLNITDNCVIHCHRSPPGSAVPGPSASLAPSSATEPPSLGVSVGSLMVPVFVVLLGVVWYFRINYRHFFTAPATVSLVGVTVFFSFLVFGMYGR